From the Longimicrobiaceae bacterium genome, the window GTGGATCGGTCGGATGAGACGATGCTGCGGGCGGGAACGTATCTTCACGATGCGATGCCGGTCATCTACCGTGATCGACGCGGAGATGCGCGAGGCGCGATGCACATCTCCGATCTACCGAGCCGTTGCCGTTCCGGATCCGACTGGCAAATCGGGCGAGCAGAGGGATGCGGATTCGTGGAGGTGTCCGCATCCACCGGCGTTCTTGCGGCTCGAATGCTCCTCGATCCACTGCTGTTGATGTTCTTTTCACCCTCCAACCCCAAGGCAGATCCGATGAATACATCCCGTAGCCGGATGCTGGCGCCGGCGGCGCTCGTGGCGGCGCTGGCGATTCCCGCGCAGGCGCAGGGGCCGCTCGCGCACGCGCCCGCGGCCGTGAAGGCGGACACGGCGTGCGCCGCGTGCCAGGACTTCTACCAGTTCGCGAACACGACGTGGCTGCAGCAGACGCAGATCCCCGCGGCGTACTCGTCGTGGAGCAACTTCCACGAGGTGTTCCAGCGCAACCAGGACGTGCTGCGCTCGATCGCCGAAGACGCGGCGGCGCACCGGGCCACGGCCGCGCCCGGGAGCGCGGAGGCGAAGCTGGGCGCGTTCTACGGCGCGTGCATGGACTCGGCGGCGGTGGAGCAGCAGGGCGTGCGCCCGCTGCTGGACGAGCTGAGCCGCATAGACGCCATCGCCACGCAGCGCCAGCTCCAGGCGGAGATCGCGCGGCTGCACCACGTCGGGGTTCCGGCGGTGTTCACGTTCGGCGCGGAGCAGGACGACAAGGACAGCCGGGTGATGCTGGGCACGGTGCGCCAGGGCGGGCTGGGCCTGCCCGACCGCGACTACTACCTGAAGGACGACTCGGCCAGCCGCGCGCTGCGCGACAAGTACGTGCAGCACATCGACATGACGCTGCGCCTGGTGGGCACGCCCGCCACCCGCGCGCACGCCGACGCCATGCGAGTGCTGGAGCTGGAGACGGCGCTTGCCCGTGCGTCGATGACGCGGGTGGCGCAGCGCGACCCCAACGCCATCTACCACAAGCTGACGCTGGCCGAGGCGCAGGCGCTGGCGCCGGGCTTCGACTGGACGGGCTACTTCCGCGAGATGGGGGCGCAGCCGGGCACGCACGTCATGGTGCGCCAGCCGGACTTCGTGCGCGCGGCGGGCGGCATGCTGGGGAGCGTGCCGCTGGCGTCGTGGAAGGCGTACCTGCGCTGGCAGCTCGCGAACGAGGCGTCGCCGCGCCTGGGCGCCGTGTTCGTGAACGAGAGCTTCCACTTCCAGCAGGCGCTGAGCGGCGTGCGCGAGATGCTGCCGCGGTGGAAGCGCTGCCTCACGGCCACCGACAACGGCCTGGGCGAGCTGCTGGGCCAGGCGTACGTGGCGAAGACCTTCACGCCCGAGGCCAAGGCGCGCGCCGTGACGATGGTGAACAACCTGCGCGCGGCGCTTCACGACCGGCTGGGCACGCTGAGCTGGATGAGCGAGGCCACGCGCACGCAGGCCATCGGCAAGCTGGACGCCTTCGTCCAGAAGATCGGCTACCCGGACCGGTGGATCGACTACTCGGCGCTCGCGCTGGCGCCGGGCCGCTACCAGGAGAACACGGCGGCGGCGAAGCGGTTCGCCATCGACCGGGCCATGCGCAAGATCGGGCGGCCGGTGGACCGCGGCGAGTGGGGGATGACGCCGCCCACGGTGAACGCGTACTACAACCCCGGCATCAACGAGATCGTGTTCCCGGCGGGCATCCTCCAGCCCCCGTTCTTCGACCCCAACGCCGACGACGCCACCAACTACGGCGGCATCGGGGCAGTGATCGGGCACGAGATGACGCACGGGTTCGACGACGAGGGCCGCCAGTACGACGCGGTGGGCAACCTGCGCGACTGGTGGACGCCGCAGGACGCGGCGGCCTACACCACGCAGGCGCAGCGCGTGGTGAGCCAGTTCAACGGCTACACGGCGGTGGACACGCTGCACCTGAACGGCGCGCTCACGGCGGGCGAGAACATCGCCGACCTGGGCGGGCTGACCATCGCGTACGCGGCGCTGCAGAAGAGCATGGAGGGCAAGCCGCGCCCGCCGCTGGTGGACGGGATGACGCCGGAGCAGCGCTTCTTCCTGTCGTGGGCG encodes:
- a CDS encoding M13 family metallopeptidase, coding for MNTSRSRMLAPAALVAALAIPAQAQGPLAHAPAAVKADTACAACQDFYQFANTTWLQQTQIPAAYSSWSNFHEVFQRNQDVLRSIAEDAAAHRATAAPGSAEAKLGAFYGACMDSAAVEQQGVRPLLDELSRIDAIATQRQLQAEIARLHHVGVPAVFTFGAEQDDKDSRVMLGTVRQGGLGLPDRDYYLKDDSASRALRDKYVQHIDMTLRLVGTPATRAHADAMRVLELETALARASMTRVAQRDPNAIYHKLTLAEAQALAPGFDWTGYFREMGAQPGTHVMVRQPDFVRAAGGMLGSVPLASWKAYLRWQLANEASPRLGAVFVNESFHFQQALSGVREMLPRWKRCLTATDNGLGELLGQAYVAKTFTPEAKARAVTMVNNLRAALHDRLGTLSWMSEATRTQAIGKLDAFVQKIGYPDRWIDYSALALAPGRYQENTAAAKRFAIDRAMRKIGRPVDRGEWGMTPPTVNAYYNPGINEIVFPAGILQPPFFDPNADDATNYGGIGAVIGHEMTHGFDDEGRQYDAVGNLRDWWTPQDAAAYTTQAQRVVSQFNGYTAVDTLHLNGALTAGENIADLGGLTIAYAALQKSMEGKPRPPLVDGMTPEQRFFLSWAHIWRTVTRPEQSRMLVSVDPHSPGRWRVNGPLSNMPEFAAAFHCQAGDPMVRPDSVRAQIW